The following are encoded together in the Rhinopithecus roxellana isolate Shanxi Qingling chromosome 5, ASM756505v1, whole genome shotgun sequence genome:
- the RNASE10 gene encoding inactive ribonuclease-like protein 10 encodes MRLNLVQIFFMLLMLLLGLGMGLGLGLQMAAAVLEESDQPLNEFWSSDSQDETEATEEGQGIQTTETLVLGNKEVVQPGWPEDPILNEDEVGGNKMLRASALFQSNKDYLRLDQTDRECNDMMAHKMKEPNQSCIAQYAFIHEDLKTVKAVCSSPVIACELKGGKCHKSSRPFDLTLCELSKPDQVTPNCNYLTSVIKKHIIITCNDMKLQLPTG; translated from the coding sequence ATGAGGCTGAATCTGGTGCAGATCTTTTTCATGTTGCTGATGCTGCTGCTGGGCCTGGGgatgggcctggggctggggcttcAAATGGCTGCAGCAGTCTTGGAGGAGAGTGATCAACCGCTCAATGAATTTTGGTCCAGTGACTCACAGGACGAAACTGAGGCCACTGAGGAGGGACAGGGCATCCAAACCACAGAAACGCTGGTACTTGGCAACAAAGAAGTGGTGCAGCCTGGCTGGCCAGAAGATCCCATCCTCAATGAAGATGAGGTTGGAGGAAACAAGATGCTCAGAGCCTCAGCTCTCTTTCAGAGCAACAAAGACTATCTTAGGCTTGACCAGACAGATAGAGAATGCAATGATATGATGGCACACAAGATGAAGGAGCCCAATCAGAGTTGCATAGCCCAGTATGCATTCATCCACGAGGATCTAAAGACAGTCAAAGCTGTCTGTAGCAGTCCTGTCATTGCCTGTGAGCTCAAGGGGGGAAAATGTCACAAAAGCTCCCGACCTTTTGATTTGACATTGTGCGAGCTGTCCAAACCAGACCAGGTCACTCCTAACTGCAATTACCTAACTTCTGTTATAAAAAAGCACATTATTATAACCTGTAATGACATGAAACTCCAGTTACCAACTGGATAA